The following nucleotide sequence is from Burkholderia gladioli.
AGGGAATCCGAAGCGCCGCGATACGTGCCCGGCGGCGCGTGCAGCAATCGGAGGAATCGTTGCGGATTGGTGGGGGAGCGGCCTGGAGGTGGACTGGTCGGCATGCGGGGCACGCGGGAATGCGTGCCCGCGAGGTGGCCGGCGCGGGCTGGCCTAGCCGAATCGCAGCGGATCGCCGACCAGTTTCGGCACCGCTTCGCGCATGGTCGCCACGAAGCGCAGCAGCCGGGACGGGTAGAACTGCGCGTGCGGATAGACCAGGAATACCGGCAGCGGCGCGGCCTCCCAATCGGGCGCGACGCGCACCAGGCGGCCGGCCTCGAGTTCCTCGGCGAGCAGCCAGGACGAGCCGATGCCCACGCCCATGCCGTGCAGCGCCGCCGAGCGCAGCGCGAACAGGTTGTCGGTGCTCACGCGCGGCTGGATCGTGAAGCGCTGCGTCTCGCCGCTGCGCCGGTGCCGGAGCACCACCTCGTTGCGGTAGTAGGTGCGCAGCGAGAGCCAGTCGAGCGCGGCGAGTTCCTCGGGCGTGGCAGGGATCCTGCCGTCCTCGAACATCGAGGGCGCGGCGACCACGAAGCGCGCCACGTCGGCGATCCGGATCGCCACCACCGATGGATCGGTCACCTCGCCGATCTGGATCGCGCAGTCGATGCCGGTGCCGATGAAGTCGTGCACCTCGTCCTGCAGCAGCCATTCGACGCTCACGCGCGGGTGCTCGCGCAGGAAGCCGATCAGCGGCCCGACGAAGATCTGCTGGCCGAAGGCGTGCGGCACCGTCACGCGCAGATGGCCTTCCGGCTCCTGCTGCGCGCCGCGCAGGTCGGCCTCGAACGAGGCCCAGCTCGCCAGCAGCTCCTTGGCGCGCTTGAAGGCGCGTTCGCCGTCGACGGTCAGCCGCATCGAGTGGGTCGAGCGCTGCAGAAGGCGCACGCCGAGCGAACGCTCGAGCGCCTGCAGGCGACGGCTGACGGTGGGCTGGGTGGTCCGGAGCAGGGCCGCGGCGGCGGACAGGCTGCCCGATTCGACTATACGCACGAAGGTCTCCATAAGCTGGAAACGATAGCCGGCATCACCGGGAGATACTTCCGGAAGCCGGCGATTTCCGCCAGAGGCAGGCGTGGTGGGCAGTTTGGCGATCATGCGCAGAGCGTATAACAAATGTGCGGGCGGTGCCACTACCAGGCCCGCGCCGCTGCCTTCACACTCGCGGCTTGCTGATTCGATACCGATGGACACCGCAAGATGAGTTCGACCCCTGACTTCGACAATGCCGCGCGCGAGGCCGTGCTGGCCGATCCAGCGCCGCTCCATGGATCCCGGCCGGGCGCGGCTTCGGCTGCGCCCGCCGGTGCGCAGGCGCTGCATGCCCTGCTGACGCCGCGCCTGGTGCTGCTGCTGGCGGCCGCCGCCGGGCTCGGCGTGGCGCCGCTCTATTACAGCCAGCCGATGCTCGGCGTGCTGGGGCCGGACATCGGCGCCTCGGCCCGCATGGTCGGCCTGGTGCCGACGCTCACCCAGCTCGGTTATGCGATCGGCATCCTGCTGCTGGCGCCGCTCGGCGACCGCTTCGACCGGCGCCGCGTGATCCTGGTGAAGGCCGGCGTGCTGGTGGCCGCGCTGCTGCTGGCCGCGATCTCGCCGTCGATCGGCTTCCTGCTGGCGGCGAGCTTCGCGGTCGGGCTGGCGGCTACGCTCGCCCAGGACGTGGTGCCGGCGGCGGCCACGCTCGCGCCCGATGCGCATCGCGGCAAGGTGGTCGGCACCGTGATGACGGGCTTGCTGCTGGGGATCCTGTTGTCGCGGGTGGTGGCCGGCGTGGTGGCCGGCAGCCTCGGCTGGCGCGCCACCTTCGTGATCGCGGCGGCGAGCGTGGCCGCCATCGGTCTGGCTGCCGCGCGCGGGCTGCCGAGCTTCCGGCCCACCACGCAGATGCCGTATCGCGAGCTGATCGCCTCGCTCGGCGGCCTGTGGCGCCGGCACCCGGCGCTGCGCCGGGCGGCCTTCGCCCAGGGCATCCTGGCGCTCGGCTTCAGCGCGTTCTGGACCACGCTCGCGGTGATGCTGCATGGCGCGCCCTTCCATCTCGGCAGCGCCGTGGCCGGCGCCTTCGGCCTGGCCGGCGCGGCCGGGGCACTGGCCGCGCCGCTGGCCGGGCGGCTCGCGGACCGGCGCGGGCCGGAGTTCGTCACCCGGCTCGGAATCGCGATCGCCACCGTCTCGTTCGCGGCGATGTGGCTGGCGCCCTGGCTGTCGGTGTCGGCGCAGCTCGCCCTGATCGCGCTGGCCACGGTCGGTTTCGATCTCGGCTTCCAGTCGACCCTGATCGCGCACCAGACCATCGTCTACGGCATCGATCCGGCTTCGCGCAGCCGCCTCAATGCGGTGCTGTTCGTCGGCATGTTCATCGGCATGTCGACGGGCGCCGCGATCGGCACCCTGCTGTTCGCGCAGTGGGGCTGGACGGCGGTGGTCGCGATGGCGGTGCTGAGCTCGATCGGGGCGCTGCTGGTGCGGGTCTGGCGGCGCGGCTGAGCGGGGCGGCGGCTGGATCAGGAACGGGCGGGCCGGGTGGCTCGCCCGTTTTGTTTCGAGGGCGACGGCTTCGCGTTGACGCCCGGGCACGATCTGCCGACAATCCGCAGACCGTCACGCGCGCCGTCTCGATCGAGGATGTCATGCCGCTTCGTCTGAATGCATCGTTGTGCTGTCTGGGGTGGCTCGTCGCGATGTCGGCGGGAGGATGGGCGCGGGCGGCCGAGCCGGCCGCGGTGCCGGCCAGCGAGGTGCAGGCGCGGGCGGTGGCTTCTTCGAAGGGGGCGGCGTCTGCCTCGGTCGCTTCGGCTGTTTCACCTGCTTCGGCGACGACGGGCCGTCCGTCCGCCGACGACAGCGCGAACGCAGGCGCCGATGCGCATCGCGCGCCGAATGGCGGCGGCGAGTTCATTCCGGTGCCGCCCGAAACCAGCGCCGTGACGCGCCACTCGATCCGGCTCGATGGCCGCGCCATCGACTACACCGCGACGGCAGGCAACCTGCTGCTGCGCGACGATGCGGGGCAGGCCACGGCCAGCGTCTTCTATATTGCATACACGGCGAATGGCCGGCGCGCCTCGCAGCGGCCGGTCACCTTCCTGTTCAACGGCGGCCCCGGCGCCGGCACCATGTTCCTGATGATGGGCTCGTTCGGCCCGAAGCGCGCACGCACGGCCAGCCCCGATATCAGCGGACCCGCGCCCTACGATCTCGCCGACAATCCCGACAGCCTGCTGGCACAGACCGACCTGGTCTTCATCGACGCGGTGGGCGCCGGCTTCTCGCGCGCGGTCGGCCATGCGACCGGGAAGAATTTCTGGGGCGTCGACAGCGATCTCGATGCCTTCGATCATTTCATCGAGCGCTACCTGACGGTGTACCAGCGCTGGGATTCGCCGAAGTACCTGCTCGGCGAATCCTATGGCACGGCGCGCGCGGCGATGCTGGCGTATCGCCTGAACGATCGGAGCAACATCGCCTTGAACGGGGTGATCCTGATGTCGTCGGTGCTCGATTCGGCGGCGTTCTCGCCAGGTTCGGATTTCGAAAGCGAAAGCTATTTGCCGAGCTTCGCCGCTGTCGCCTGGTATCACGATCGCCTTTCGCCCAGGCCGCCGAACCTGCCCGCGTTTCTCGACGAAGTTCGTGCCTTCGCGCGCGGCCCTTATAAGCAGGCGCTCGCGCAGGGGGATGCCTTGCCCGATGCCGAGCGCGATGCGATCGCGGCGCGCATCGCCGCTTATACGGGACTCGACGTGTCATATATAAAGGAGGCGCGGCTGCGCATCGGGCCGTCGCGGTTCCGCAAGCAGTTGCTGCGCGGCGAGTCGCGTAATCTGGGGCGCTACGATGCGCGCTTCAAGGGTATCGACTACGACGATGCGGGTGAGCATGGCGATTTCGATGCATCGGCGACCAGCATCTCCAGCGTATTCGACGCGGCGCTGCATCGACATCTGGCGCAGGATCTCGACTACCGGCCGAACGACCGCTATCGCGTTTTCAACGATGCCGCCTTGCGGCAATGGGATTGGAAGCATCGCGAATGGTGGGGCGAGCAACTGGCGGTGCCCTATGCCGCCGGTGATCTCGCCGAGGCGATGCGGCAGAACCCGAAGCTGCGGGTGATGTCGCTGAACGGCTATTTCGATCTGGCGACGCCGTTCTATGCCACTGAATATGCGCTGTCGCATCTCGGGCTCGACAAGTCGCTGCGTCCGAACCTCGAACTGCGCTACTACCCTACGGGGCACATGATCTACCTCGACGATGCTGCCTTGCATGCGATGAAGAACGATCTCGCGCGCTTCTATGAGGGCGCGACGGCAGGTCGGTGAGGGTGATGTTGGTTGCGTGAGCAACCGAATTTCGCGTTTCTTCTTTTGGTATCAACGAGTTGCCATGAAGGACGCCGCGCGAGCGGCGCCCTTCATGCATTTTCTTTGCGAAAACGCTTGCAGGAAGGCGATGGGCTGCTTAGAATCACGCCTCTTTCGCGCTAACGGAAACGCGGTGCGAAAGAGGAAGCAAGGTTGGATGGGTTGAGCGCTAGGTTGGATCGGCAGCTGGCTCGTTTAGCTGAGAAGTGATCGACGCAGTGAGTTGATCGCGGCGCTGAAAAAAGTAGTTGACGCGCTGCGAAATGTTGATCATAATCTCGCTTCTCTGCTGCTGAAAACGCAGCGCTGCTGAAGAAACCAAGTTGCTTCGCAGATACGCTCTTTAAAAATCTACAGCCGATAAGTGTGGACGCTTGATGGCAGCGGTCCTGATCTCCGGATCAGGTCAGCAAAAGTATCAAGAGTCTCACACAAAAGTAAGTCAGGTTTGTGAAGCAATTCATTAACCTGTCAGCTTTGAGTGAGCGACCGGTTCATTAGAACCGAAAACAGTAACAGGTATTGAACTGAAGAGTTTGATCCTGGCTCAGATTGAACGCTGGCGGCATGCCTTACACATGCAAGTCGAACGGCAGCACGGGTGCTTGCACCTGGTGGCGAGTGGCGAACGGGTGAGTAATACATCGGAACATGTCCTGTAGTGGGGGATAGCCCGGCGAAAGCCGGATTAATACCGCATACGATCCACGGATGAAAGCGGGGGACCTTCGGGCCTCGCGCTATAGGGTTGGCCGATGGCTGATTAGCTAGTTGGTGGGGTAAAGGCCCACCAAGGCGACGATCAGTAGCTGGTCTGAGAGGACGACCAGCCACACTGGGACTGAGACACGGCCCAGACTCCTACGGGAGGCAGCAGTGGGGAATTTTGGACAATGGGCGAAAGCCTGATCCAGCAATGCCGCGTGTGTGAAGAAGGCCTTCGGGTTGTAAAGCACTTTTGTCCGGAAAGAAATCCTGAGGGCTAATATCCTTCGGGGATGACGGTACCGGAAGAATAAGCACCGGCTAACTACGTGCCAGCAGCCGCGGTAATACGTAGGGTGCGAGCGTTAATCGGAATTACTGGGCGTAAAGCGTGCGCAGGCGGTTTGTTAAGACCGATGTGAAATCCCCGGGCTCAACCTGGGAACTGCATTGGTGACTGGCAAGCTAGAGTATGGCAGAGGGGGGTAGAATTCCACGTGTAGCAGTGAAATGCGTAGAGATGTGGAGGAATACCGATGGCGAAGGCAGCCCCCTGGGCCAATACTGACGCTCATGCACGAAAGCGTGGGGAGCAAACAGGATTAGATACCCTGGTAGTCCACGCCCTAAACGATGTCAACTAGTTGTTGGGGATTCATTTCCTTAGTAACGTAGCTAACGCGTGAAGTTGACCGCCTGGGGAGTACGGTCGCAAGATTAAAACTCAAAGGAATTGACGGGGACCCGCACAAGCGGTGGATGATGTGGATTAATTCGATGCAACGCGAAAAACCTTACCTACCCTTGACATGGTCGGAATCCTAGAGAGATCTGGGAGTGCTCGAAAGAGAACCGATACACAGGTGCTGCATGGCTGTCGTCAGCTCGTGTCGTGAGATGTTGGGTTAAGTCCCGCAACGAGCGCAACCCTTGTCCTTAGTTGCTACGCAAGAGCACTCTAGGGAGACTGCCGGTGACAAACCGGAGGAAGGTGGGGATGACGTCAAGTCCTCATGGCCCTTATGGGTAGGGCTTCACACGTCATACAATGGTCGGAACAGAGGGTCGCCAACCCGCGAGGGGGAGCTAATCCCAGAAAACCGATCGTAGTCCGGATTGCACTCTGCAACTCGAGTGCATGAAGCTGGAATCGCTAGTAATCGCGGATCAGCATGCCGCGGTGAATACGTTCCCGGGTCTTGTACACACCGCCCGTCACACCATGGGAGTGGGTTTTACCAGAAGTGGCTAGTCTAACCGCAAGGAGGACGGTCACCACGGTAGGATTCATGACTGGGGTGAAGTCGTAACAAGGTAGCCGTATCGGAAGGTGCGGCTGGATCACCTCCTTTCTCGAGCTAATACCGCGAAAGTTGAGCGTTCACGCTTATCGGCTGTAAATCAAGACAGACTCAGGGGTCTGTAGCTCAGTCGGTTAGAGCACCGTCTTGATAAGGCGGGGGTCGTTGGTTCGAATCCAACCAGACCCACCAATTGTCTGGCGGTAGAAACCTGAGACGTCTCTGTATGGGGGCATAGCTCAGCTGGGAGAGCACCTGCTTTGCAAGCAGGGGGTCGTCGGTTCGATCCCGTCTGCCTCCACCAATCTTCAATGACAAACGTTCGGGTCAGTTGACTCGAGTCTTTGTCATTGGCGATTGAGCCAGTCAGAGGATATTGAAAGATATCGGCTGTCGTTCTTTAACAATCTAGAAGAAGTAGTAATTTGGATAGCGGAAGCGTCTATTGAGATGGGCGTGGAAACTATCCGGGTTGTGATTGTATCGATGTATCTCAAGATGATTCGAACTTCATGTTCGGCTCAATTGGAATACGGCACAAATGCGAGAACTCAACCTGTAGCGGCCTGTCAAGCGAAAGCGAGACAGACTCGTTATAGGGTCAAGCGAACAAGTGCATGTGGTGGATGCCTTGGCGATCACAGGCGATGAAGGACGCGGTAGCCTGCGAAAAGCTACGGGGAGCTGGCAAACGAGCTTTGATCCGTAGATGTCCGAATGGGGAAACCCACTCCTTTTGGAGTATCCATAGCTGAATACATAGGCTATGTGAAGCGAACGCGGTGAACTGAAACATCTAAGTAACCGCAGGAAAAGAAATCAACCGAGATTCCCAAAGTAGTGGCGAGCGAAATGGGAAGAGCCTGTACTCTTTATTTGTATTGTTAGTCGAACGCTCTGGAAAGTGCGGCCATAGCAGGTGATAGCCCTGTAGACGAAAACAGTATGAAAGAACTAGGTGTACGACAAGTAGGGCGGGACACGTGAAATCCTGTCTGAAGATGGGGGGACCATCCTCCAAGGCTAAATACTCGTGATCGACCGATAGTGAACCAGTACCGTGAGGGAAAGGCGAAAAGAACCCCGGGAGGGGAGTGAAATAGATCCTGAAACCGCATGCATACAAACAGTCGGAGCCTCGTAAGGGGTGACGGCGTACCTTTTGTATAATGGGTCAGCGACTTACGTTCAGTAGCAAGCTTAACCGAATAGGGCAGGCGTAGCGAAAGCGAGTCCGAATAGGGCGTTCAGTTGCTGGGCGTAGACCCGAAACCAAGTGATCTATCCATGGCCAGGATGAAGGTGCGGTAACACGTACTGGAGGTCCGAACCCACTAACGTTGAAAAGTTAGGGGATGAGCTGTGGATAGGGGTGAAAGGCTAAACAAACTTGGAAATAGCTGGTTCTCTCCGAAAACTATTTAGGTAGTGCCTCGTGTCTCACCTTCGGGGGTAGAGCACTGTCATGGTTGGGGGGTCCATTGCGGATTACCCCGCCATAGCAAACTCCGAATACCGAAGAGTGCAATCACGGGAGACAGACATCGGGTGCTAACGTCCGGTGTCAAGAGGGAAACAACCCAGACCGCCAGCTAAGGTCCCCAAATATAGCTAAGTGGGAAACGAAGTGGGAAGGCTAAAACAGTCAGGAGGTTGGCTTAGAAGCAGCCACCCTTTAAAGAAAGCGTAATAGCTCACTGATCGAGTCGTCCTGCGCGGAAGATGTAACGGGGCTAAGCTATATACCGAAGCTGCGGATGCATATTTATATGCATGGTAGGAGAGCGTTCCGTAAGCCTGCGAAGGTGCATTGTAAAGTGTGCTGGAGGTATCGGAAGTGCGAATGCTGACATGAGTAGCGATAAAGGGGGTGAAAGGCCCCCTCGCCGTAAGCCCAAGGTTTCCTACGCAACGTTCATCGGCGTAGGGTGAGTCGGCCCCTAAGGCGAGGCAGAAATGCGTAGCTGATGGGAAGCAGGTCAATATTCCTGCACCATTGTTAAATGCGATGGGGGGACGGATCGCGGAAGGTTGTCCGGGTGTTGGAAGTCCCGGTCGCTGCGTTGGAGAAGGCACTTAGGCAAATCCGGGTGCAGAATTCAAGGGCGTGGCGCGAGCTTCTTAGGAAGCGAAGCAATTGGAAGTGGTTCCAAGAAAAGCCTCTAAGCTTCAGTTTAACAGTGACCGTACCGCAAACCGACACAGGTGGGCGAGATGAGTATTCTAAGGCGCTTGAGAGAACTCGGGAGAAGGAACTCGGCAAATTGGTACCGTAACTTCGGGATAAGGTACGCCCCTGTAGCTTGACTGGCCTGCGCCAGAAGGGTGAAGGGGTTGCAATAAACTGGTGGCTGCGACTGTTTAATAAAAACACAGCACTCTGCAAACACGAAAGTGGACGTATAGGGTGTGACGCCTGCCCGGTGCCGGAAGATTAAATGATGGGGTGCAAGCTCTTGATTGAAGTCCCGGTAAACGGCGGCCGTAACTATAACGGTCCTAAGGTAGCGAAATTCCTTGTCGGGTAAGTTCCGACCTGCACGAATGGCGTAACGATGGCCACACTGTCTCCTCCCGAGACTCAGCGAAGTTGAAGTGTTTGTGATGATGCAATCTCCCCGCGGCTAGACGGAAAGACCCCATGAACCTTTACTGTAGCTTTGCATTGGACTTTGAACCGATCTGTGTAGGATAGGTGGGAGGCTATGAAACCGGAACGCTAGTTTCGGTGGAGCCGTCCTTGAAATACCACCCTGGTTTGTTTGAGGTTCTAACCTTGGCCCGTGATCCGGGTCGGGGACAGTGCATGGTAGGCAGTTTGACTGGGGCGGTCTCCTCCCAAAGTGTAACGGAGGAGTACGAAGGTACGCTAGGTACGGTCGGAAATCGTGCTGATAGTGCAATGGCATAAGCGTGCTTAACTGCGAGACCGACAAGTCGAGCAGGTGCGAAAGCAGGTCATAGTGATCCGGTGGTTCTGTATGGAAGGGCCATCGCTCAACGGATAAAAGGTACTCTGGGGATAACAGGCTGATACCGCCCAAGAGTTCATATCGACGGCGGTGTTTGGCACCTCGATGTCGGCTCATCTCATCCTGGGGCTGTAGCCGGTCCCAAGGGTATGGCTGTTCGCCATTTAAAGAGGTACGTGAGCTGGGTTTAAAACGTCGTGAGACAGTTTGGTCCCTATCTGCCGTGGGCGTTGGATATTTGAAGGGGGCTGCTCCTAGTACGAGAGGACCGGAGTGGACGAACCTCTGGTGTACCGGTTGTCACGCCAGTGGCATCGCCGGGTAGCTATGTTCGGAAGAGATAACCGCTGAAAGCATCTAAGCGGGAAACTCGCCTTAAGATGAGATATCCCTGGAGGCTTGACCTCCTTGAAGGGTCGTTCGAGACCAGGACGTTGATAGGTCAGGTGTGTAAGCGCAGTAATGCGTTCAGCTAACTGATACTAATTGCCCGTAAGGCTTGATCCTATAACCAGTCTGCGCCGATGTTCGCAGGTGCCAAGGCACCGCGGCCATCCCGTCCTGAGCCCAGCTCAGGATCTTGGAGCGCGACAGGTCATACAGATGGAGTCTCGTGTGCTGATACACACAACCCCATTACTACTTCTTCGAGATTGGTCGTGGCGCTCATAGCGACGCGACAACCCCTTTAGCCTGATGACCATAGCGAGTCGGTACCACCCCTTCCCATCCCGAACAGGACCGTGAAACGACTCCACGCCGATGA
It contains:
- a CDS encoding LysR family transcriptional regulator — translated: MIAKLPTTPASGGNRRLPEVSPGDAGYRFQLMETFVRIVESGSLSAAAALLRTTQPTVSRRLQALERSLGVRLLQRSTHSMRLTVDGERAFKRAKELLASWASFEADLRGAQQEPEGHLRVTVPHAFGQQIFVGPLIGFLREHPRVSVEWLLQDEVHDFIGTGIDCAIQIGEVTDPSVVAIRIADVARFVVAAPSMFEDGRIPATPEELAALDWLSLRTYYRNEVVLRHRRSGETQRFTIQPRVSTDNLFALRSAALHGMGVGIGSSWLLAEELEAGRLVRVAPDWEAAPLPVFLVYPHAQFYPSRLLRFVATMREAVPKLVGDPLRFG
- a CDS encoding MFS transporter, with the protein product MSSTPDFDNAAREAVLADPAPLHGSRPGAASAAPAGAQALHALLTPRLVLLLAAAAGLGVAPLYYSQPMLGVLGPDIGASARMVGLVPTLTQLGYAIGILLLAPLGDRFDRRRVILVKAGVLVAALLLAAISPSIGFLLAASFAVGLAATLAQDVVPAAATLAPDAHRGKVVGTVMTGLLLGILLSRVVAGVVAGSLGWRATFVIAAASVAAIGLAAARGLPSFRPTTQMPYRELIASLGGLWRRHPALRRAAFAQGILALGFSAFWTTLAVMLHGAPFHLGSAVAGAFGLAGAAGALAAPLAGRLADRRGPEFVTRLGIAIATVSFAAMWLAPWLSVSAQLALIALATVGFDLGFQSTLIAHQTIVYGIDPASRSRLNAVLFVGMFIGMSTGAAIGTLLFAQWGWTAVVAMAVLSSIGALLVRVWRRG
- a CDS encoding S10 family peptidase produces the protein MPLRLNASLCCLGWLVAMSAGGWARAAEPAAVPASEVQARAVASSKGAASASVASAVSPASATTGRPSADDSANAGADAHRAPNGGGEFIPVPPETSAVTRHSIRLDGRAIDYTATAGNLLLRDDAGQATASVFYIAYTANGRRASQRPVTFLFNGGPGAGTMFLMMGSFGPKRARTASPDISGPAPYDLADNPDSLLAQTDLVFIDAVGAGFSRAVGHATGKNFWGVDSDLDAFDHFIERYLTVYQRWDSPKYLLGESYGTARAAMLAYRLNDRSNIALNGVILMSSVLDSAAFSPGSDFESESYLPSFAAVAWYHDRLSPRPPNLPAFLDEVRAFARGPYKQALAQGDALPDAERDAIAARIAAYTGLDVSYIKEARLRIGPSRFRKQLLRGESRNLGRYDARFKGIDYDDAGEHGDFDASATSISSVFDAALHRHLAQDLDYRPNDRYRVFNDAALRQWDWKHREWWGEQLAVPYAAGDLAEAMRQNPKLRVMSLNGYFDLATPFYATEYALSHLGLDKSLRPNLELRYYPTGHMIYLDDAALHAMKNDLARFYEGATAGR